A genomic segment from Stappia indica encodes:
- a CDS encoding TrbC/VirB2 family protein, with protein MIRRAFRTRSHIATAATFTWVALMTSPALASGSSMPWEAPLQSILESIEGPVAKIVAVIIIIVTGLTLAFGDTGGGFRRLIQIVFGISIAFAASSFFLSFFSFGGGALI; from the coding sequence ATGATCCGCCGCGCCTTCCGCACCCGCAGCCACATCGCAACCGCCGCTACGTTCACCTGGGTCGCGTTGATGACCTCTCCGGCACTCGCCTCAGGCTCATCCATGCCCTGGGAAGCGCCTTTGCAGTCGATCCTTGAATCCATCGAAGGCCCGGTGGCGAAAATCGTCGCCGTCATCATCATCATCGTGACCGGCCTCACGCTCGCCTTCGGCGATACCGGCGGCGGCTTCCGGCGGCTGATCCAGATCGTCTTCGGCATTTCGATCGCGTTCGCCGCCAGCTCCTTCTTTCTCAGCTTCTTCTCGTTTGGCGGCGGGGCGCTGATCTGA
- a CDS encoding VirB3 family type IV secretion system protein, producing the protein MATVLEQLDAVPGFTAPVHRALSEPILLGGAPRSVAILNGTLAGAVGLGLQLWLAGILIWAAGHLAAVWATRRDPLFMEVTRRHLRVPAFFSV; encoded by the coding sequence ATGGCGACTGTTCTCGAACAGCTCGACGCCGTGCCGGGGTTCACCGCCCCGGTTCATCGCGCGCTCAGCGAACCCATCCTACTCGGCGGTGCGCCGCGTTCGGTAGCGATCCTCAACGGCACGCTTGCCGGGGCCGTGGGTCTCGGCCTTCAGCTCTGGCTCGCCGGCATCCTGATCTGGGCAGCAGGCCATCTCGCAGCCGTATGGGCGACGCGGCGCGATCCCCTCTTCATGGAAGTAACGCGCCGGCACCTGCGCGTTCCGGCTTTTTTTTCGGTGTGA
- the trbE gene encoding conjugal transfer protein TrbE: MMNLAEYRRTAARLADYLPWVALVGQGVVLNKDGSFQRSAKFRGPDLDSAVAAELVGVAARLNNSFRRLGSGWCIFVEAQRSEAGTYPNDVFPDPASALVDAERKADFEEEGSHFVSDYYLTFLWLPPAEDAARAESWLYEGRETSGVDPWELVRGFVDRTDRVLALLDGFMPECRWLTDAETLTYLHSTVSTKRHRVRVPETPIYLDALLADEALTGGLEPRLGAAHLRILTITGFPSVTTPGLLDDLNRLAFPYRWSTRAILMDKTDATRLLTKIRRQWFAKRKSIAAILKEVMTNEQSALVDTDAANKAADADLALQELGADIAGIAYVTATVTVWDADAARAEEKLRLVEKVIQSRDFSVMVETVNAVDAWLGSLPGHAYANVRQPPVSTLNLAHMVPSSAVWAGPERDEHFGAPPLLYGRTEGSTPFRFSLHVGDVGHTLVIGPTGAGKSVLLALMALQFRRYEGAQVFAFDYGGSIRATALAMGGDWHDLGGRLTENAEISVSLQPLARIEQTQDRAWAADWIIAILAREGVSATPEAKEHIWTALTSLASAPVEERTITGLSVLLQSNDLKLALQPYCIGGPYGRLLDAESETLGEASVVAFETEGLLETGAAPAVLAYLFHRIADRLDGRPTMIVIDEGWLALGDPAFAKQLGEWLVTLRKKNASVVFATQSLAQLEKSSIAPAIIESCPTRLLLPNDRAVEPQITAIYRRFGLNDRQIEILARAIPKRDYYCQSRRGNRLFELGLSEVGLALCAASSKSDQALIADILAEHGRDGFLAAWLTARGVEWAADLIPNLTNITAAAEPLAPGAVLAAALDLTDALELDPEEIMP; this comes from the coding sequence ATGATGAACCTCGCAGAATACCGCCGTACCGCCGCGCGCCTCGCCGACTACCTGCCCTGGGTGGCCCTGGTCGGTCAGGGCGTCGTCTTGAACAAGGATGGCTCTTTCCAGCGTAGCGCAAAGTTCCGCGGGCCGGATCTCGACTCGGCAGTCGCAGCCGAGCTGGTCGGCGTCGCCGCGCGCCTCAACAATTCCTTCCGCCGCCTCGGCTCCGGCTGGTGCATTTTCGTCGAGGCGCAGCGGTCCGAGGCTGGCACCTATCCGAACGACGTCTTTCCCGATCCGGCATCCGCGCTGGTCGATGCCGAGCGCAAGGCCGATTTCGAGGAGGAAGGCAGCCACTTCGTCTCCGACTACTATCTGACCTTCCTCTGGCTTCCACCCGCGGAGGACGCCGCCCGCGCCGAAAGCTGGCTCTATGAAGGCCGGGAGACCTCCGGCGTCGATCCCTGGGAGCTGGTGCGCGGCTTCGTCGATCGCACCGATCGCGTGCTGGCGCTCCTCGACGGCTTCATGCCCGAGTGCCGCTGGCTTACCGACGCCGAGACGTTGACCTATCTTCATTCGACCGTCTCGACCAAACGGCACCGCGTCCGTGTGCCAGAGACCCCGATCTATCTGGACGCGCTGCTCGCCGACGAGGCGCTGACCGGCGGGCTCGAACCGCGCCTCGGCGCCGCGCATCTGCGCATCCTCACAATCACCGGGTTCCCGAGCGTCACCACGCCCGGCCTGCTCGACGACCTCAACCGGCTGGCTTTCCCCTATCGCTGGTCGACCCGCGCCATTCTGATGGACAAGACGGACGCGACCAGGCTGCTCACGAAAATCCGCCGCCAGTGGTTTGCGAAGCGCAAGAGCATCGCCGCCATTCTGAAAGAGGTGATGACGAACGAGCAATCGGCGCTCGTCGACACCGATGCCGCCAACAAGGCTGCCGATGCCGACCTGGCGCTACAGGAACTCGGCGCGGACATCGCCGGCATCGCCTATGTCACCGCGACCGTCACGGTCTGGGACGCCGATGCCGCCCGCGCCGAAGAGAAGCTGCGGCTGGTCGAGAAGGTCATCCAGTCCCGCGATTTCAGCGTGATGGTCGAGACGGTCAACGCCGTCGACGCCTGGCTCGGCTCCCTGCCGGGCCACGCCTACGCAAATGTGCGTCAGCCTCCGGTCTCGACGCTCAACCTTGCCCACATGGTTCCTTCGTCCGCCGTGTGGGCGGGGCCGGAACGGGACGAGCACTTCGGCGCACCCCCGCTGCTGTATGGCAGGACCGAAGGCTCCACCCCGTTCCGGTTCTCCCTTCATGTCGGTGATGTCGGCCACACCCTAGTCATCGGCCCCACCGGCGCTGGGAAGTCCGTGCTTTTGGCGCTCATGGCCCTGCAATTCCGTCGTTATGAGGGCGCGCAGGTCTTCGCCTTTGACTATGGCGGGTCCATCAGGGCAACCGCCCTTGCCATGGGCGGTGACTGGCACGATCTCGGTGGACGGCTCACCGAAAACGCCGAGATTTCCGTCTCGCTCCAGCCGCTTGCCCGCATCGAGCAGACGCAGGATCGCGCATGGGCCGCAGACTGGATCATAGCGATCCTAGCGCGCGAAGGCGTATCCGCTACGCCCGAGGCGAAAGAGCATATCTGGACCGCCCTCACGTCGCTGGCGTCGGCTCCCGTCGAGGAACGAACGATCACCGGCCTCTCGGTGTTGCTCCAGTCCAACGATCTCAAGCTCGCACTCCAACCCTATTGCATCGGCGGTCCCTACGGCCGGCTGCTCGACGCCGAGTCGGAAACCCTGGGCGAAGCCTCTGTCGTCGCTTTCGAAACCGAAGGGCTGCTGGAGACCGGCGCGGCTCCAGCCGTCCTCGCCTATCTCTTCCACCGGATCGCCGATCGCCTCGACGGCCGCCCGACCATGATCGTCATCGATGAAGGCTGGCTTGCGCTCGGCGATCCGGCCTTCGCCAAACAATTGGGCGAGTGGCTGGTCACGCTGCGCAAGAAGAACGCAAGCGTTGTCTTTGCGACCCAATCGCTCGCACAGCTCGAAAAGAGCAGCATCGCGCCGGCGATCATCGAAAGCTGCCCGACGCGGCTGCTTCTGCCCAACGACCGTGCCGTTGAACCGCAGATCACGGCCATCTACAGGCGCTTCGGGCTGAACGATCGGCAAATCGAGATCCTGGCCCGCGCTATCCCGAAACGGGACTATTACTGCCAAAGCCGCAGGGGAAACCGGCTGTTCGAGCTGGGCCTGTCCGAAGTCGGCCTCGCGCTCTGCGCGGCGTCCTCCAAGTCCGACCAGGCATTGATCGCCGATATCCTCGCCGAGCATGGCCGCGACGGTTTCCTCGCTGCATGGCTCACGGCGCGCGGCGTCGAATGGGCGGCCGATCTCATTCCCAACCTCACCAACATCACCGCCGCTGCGGAGCCCCTCGCGCCCGGCGCGGTGCTCGCGGCGGCGCTCGACCTCACCGATGCCCTTGAACTCGACCCAGAGGAGATCATGCCATGA
- the trbF gene encoding conjugal transfer protein TrbF, which produces MNIFKRPTTHFGKTPEPVTPYQKAAQIWDERIGSARVQARNWRFMAFGCLILSAGFASALVWQSARGTVVPWVVEIDRHGEARTVESAVADYRPTDPQVAWHLARFIEQVRGLPSDPIVLRQAWLRAYEFTTDRGAVALNEYARSNDPFTRVGREQVSVEVSSVIRASPDSFRVAWTEQRYENGQLSRTERWTAILTIVLQQPRTAERLRANPLGIYVNAVSWSREMTQ; this is translated from the coding sequence ATGAACATCTTCAAACGCCCCACCACCCATTTCGGCAAGACGCCGGAACCCGTCACGCCCTATCAGAAGGCAGCCCAAATCTGGGATGAGCGCATTGGCTCGGCGCGCGTGCAGGCCCGCAACTGGCGCTTCATGGCCTTTGGCTGCCTGATATTGTCGGCCGGCTTCGCCTCGGCGCTTGTCTGGCAATCGGCCCGAGGCACCGTCGTTCCATGGGTGGTCGAAATCGACCGCCACGGGGAAGCCCGAACCGTCGAGTCCGCCGTCGCGGACTACCGGCCCACCGACCCGCAGGTCGCCTGGCACCTCGCCCGCTTCATCGAACAGGTGCGTGGCCTGCCATCGGACCCCATCGTTCTGCGCCAGGCATGGCTGCGGGCCTACGAGTTCACCACCGACCGAGGCGCCGTCGCACTGAACGAATATGCCAGGTCGAACGATCCGTTCACCCGCGTCGGCCGCGAACAGGTTTCGGTCGAGGTCTCCAGCGTCATTCGCGCCTCGCCGGACAGCTTCCGGGTCGCCTGGACCGAACAGCGCTACGAGAACGGCCAGCTCTCCCGCACGGAGCGCTGGACAGCGATCCTCACCATCGTCCTCCAGCAGCCCCGCACCGCTGAGCGCCTGCGCGCCAATCCCCTCGGAATCTACGTCAACGCGGTCTCATGGTCGCGGGAGATGACTCAATGA
- the trbK-alt gene encoding putative entry exclusion protein TrbK-alt produces MDGKVLARIAAIIFVAVAITATIIEMTREETAAPVPAAPAIQSPVDPLRTEQRRCQGLGEAAANDAECLRVWSQTRDRFLGRTPAPATPAPNERP; encoded by the coding sequence ATGGACGGCAAGGTGCTGGCCCGGATCGCGGCCATCATATTCGTCGCCGTCGCCATCACCGCGACAATCATCGAAATGACGCGCGAGGAGACCGCCGCGCCAGTGCCGGCCGCCCCCGCTATTCAATCGCCAGTCGATCCGTTGCGCACAGAGCAACGCCGCTGCCAGGGGCTTGGCGAAGCCGCCGCCAATGATGCCGAGTGTCTGCGCGTCTGGTCGCAGACCCGCGACCGCTTCCTCGGCCGCACACCTGCGCCGGCGACACCCGCTCCCAACGAAAGGCCCTGA
- a CDS encoding conjugal transfer protein TraG: MSGTKILWGQISIVFLIVLISVWSGTQWVAWRLGFQPQLGPAWFEVMGWPVYYPPAIFWWWYFYDAYAPRIFAEGGIIAASGGFLAIGIAITMSVMRAREAADIDTYGSARWAERPEIEKAGLLGPDGVVLGKLDRDYLRHDGPEHVLCFAPTRSGKGVGLVVPSLLTWPGSAIVHDIKGENWELTAGFRGKHGRVLLFDPTNAASAAYNPLLEVRRGEWEVRDVQNIADVLVDPEGSLERRNHWEKTSHSLLVGAILHVLYAEKDKTLAGVAAFLSDPRRTIEATLDGMMATRHLGEAGPHPVVASTARELLNKSDNERSGVLSTAMSFLGLYRDPVVAAVTARCDWRIEDLIADAKPSTLYLVVPPSDISRTKPLIRLVLNQIGRRLTEDLHTKKRKHRVLMLLDEFPALGRLDFFESALAFMAGYGIKSFLIAQSLNQIEKAYGQNNAILDNCHVRVSFATNDERTAKRVSDALGTATEMKAMQNYAGSRLAPWLGHIMVSRSETARQLLTPGEIMQLPPDDEIVMVAGTPPIRAKKARYFEDQRLSERILPPPDPAKLVVTARPDGWSVLKPVKPDETLIAAAEEARKKKEDKANSSLRREPELPDHVEIVHEKKEPAPENEFRIMLDDDQEDNARQRQAIRRQMGRIARQTSLNPDDGIEL; encoded by the coding sequence ATGTCCGGCACGAAAATCCTCTGGGGCCAGATTTCCATCGTCTTCCTGATCGTGCTCATCTCGGTCTGGTCAGGCACGCAATGGGTCGCCTGGCGGCTCGGCTTCCAGCCTCAGCTCGGCCCGGCCTGGTTCGAGGTGATGGGCTGGCCGGTCTATTATCCACCGGCGATCTTCTGGTGGTGGTATTTTTACGACGCCTATGCCCCGCGCATCTTCGCCGAGGGCGGCATCATCGCGGCGTCGGGCGGGTTCCTTGCAATCGGCATCGCCATCACCATGTCGGTGATGCGCGCCCGCGAGGCGGCCGATATCGATACCTATGGTTCGGCGCGATGGGCAGAGCGGCCCGAGATCGAGAAGGCCGGGCTGCTCGGCCCCGACGGCGTTGTGCTCGGAAAGCTCGATCGGGATTATCTGCGCCATGACGGGCCGGAGCATGTGCTGTGCTTTGCGCCGACACGATCGGGCAAGGGCGTCGGCCTCGTAGTGCCCTCGTTGCTGACCTGGCCCGGCTCGGCCATCGTCCACGACATCAAGGGTGAGAACTGGGAGCTCACGGCGGGCTTCCGAGGAAAGCACGGTCGCGTGCTCCTGTTTGATCCGACCAATGCGGCATCTGCCGCCTATAATCCGCTGCTCGAGGTGCGGCGCGGCGAATGGGAGGTTCGCGACGTCCAGAACATCGCCGATGTGTTGGTCGATCCCGAAGGGTCACTCGAAAGGCGCAACCACTGGGAAAAGACCAGCCATTCGCTCCTGGTCGGCGCCATCCTCCACGTCCTCTATGCGGAGAAGGACAAGACGCTTGCCGGTGTCGCGGCTTTTCTCTCCGATCCCCGTCGCACGATCGAAGCCACGCTCGATGGTATGATGGCCACCAGGCATCTGGGCGAAGCTGGCCCGCATCCCGTGGTCGCCTCGACCGCCCGCGAGCTCCTGAATAAATCCGACAATGAGCGTTCCGGTGTGCTCTCGACCGCCATGAGCTTTCTCGGCCTCTATCGCGATCCTGTCGTTGCGGCCGTCACCGCGCGCTGCGACTGGCGCATCGAGGACCTGATTGCCGACGCAAAGCCTTCCACACTCTATCTCGTGGTGCCGCCATCCGACATCTCTCGCACCAAGCCGCTCATCCGCCTGGTGCTCAACCAGATCGGCCGCCGCCTAACCGAGGATCTCCATACGAAAAAGCGCAAACATCGCGTCCTGATGCTGCTCGACGAGTTTCCGGCGCTCGGCCGGCTCGACTTCTTCGAGAGCGCGCTGGCTTTCATGGCCGGCTACGGTATCAAGAGCTTTCTGATCGCCCAGTCGCTCAACCAGATCGAAAAGGCCTACGGCCAGAACAACGCCATCCTCGACAACTGCCATGTGCGTGTCAGCTTTGCCACCAATGACGAGCGCACGGCAAAGCGCGTTTCCGACGCGCTCGGCACAGCAACCGAGATGAAGGCGATGCAAAACTATGCCGGCAGCCGGCTTGCGCCCTGGCTGGGGCACATCATGGTCTCGCGCTCCGAGACCGCCCGCCAGCTCCTTACGCCCGGCGAGATCATGCAGCTTCCGCCCGATGACGAGATCGTCATGGTCGCCGGCACGCCGCCGATCCGCGCGAAGAAGGCGCGGTATTTTGAAGATCAGCGTCTCAGTGAACGCATTCTGCCACCGCCAGATCCCGCAAAACTCGTCGTCACCGCGCGGCCGGATGGCTGGTCGGTGCTCAAGCCGGTCAAACCGGACGAAACACTGATCGCTGCCGCCGAAGAGGCCAGGAAGAAGAAGGAAGACAAGGCCAATTCCAGCCTGCGCCGTGAGCCCGAACTCCCCGACCATGTCGAGATCGTCCACGAGAAGAAGGAACCCGCTCCCGAAAACGAGTTCAGAATCATGCTCGACGATGATCAGGAGGACAACGCCCGCCAGCGACAGGCGATCCGCCGCCAGATGGGCCGTATCGCCCGGCAGACTTCACTCAATCCCGATGACGGTATCGAACTGTAA
- a CDS encoding ribbon-helix-helix protein, CopG family: MRDRLNASLPVALIDQVAELAARKKITRSSIVEAALESFFSPDNAQMQEAALARRLDRLSRQVARIERDLGISAETLALFVRFWLTVTPPIAPDAYSAAQAKGRVRFEGFVDTLGKHLQSGRSFLKEIPEDAAASSADRVDN; the protein is encoded by the coding sequence ATGCGCGATCGTCTCAACGCCTCCCTGCCAGTTGCCCTGATCGATCAGGTCGCCGAACTTGCCGCGCGCAAGAAAATAACGCGCTCTTCAATTGTCGAGGCGGCGCTCGAATCCTTTTTCTCGCCCGACAATGCCCAGATGCAGGAGGCAGCACTTGCCAGACGCCTCGACCGGCTTTCCCGACAGGTCGCCCGGATTGAGCGGGATCTTGGCATCTCGGCCGAAACGCTTGCGCTGTTCGTGCGCTTCTGGCTCACAGTCACACCGCCCATAGCGCCCGATGCCTATTCTGCAGCACAAGCCAAGGGTCGAGTGCGGTTCGAAGGATTCGTCGACACGCTCGGCAAGCATCTGCAGTCCGGCCGAAGCTTCTTGAAGGAGATACCGGAGGATGCTGCTGCAAGTTCAGCGGATCGCGTAGACAACTAG
- the trbL gene encoding P-type conjugative transfer protein TrbL, whose protein sequence is MGGTGVIDNFLGIFTSYIDSGFGLLGGEVAFIATTLIVIDVTLAALFWAWGADDDIIARLVKKTLFVGVFAYIISNWNNLARIVFESFAGLGLMASGTGFSTADLLRPGRVAQTGLDAGRPLLESISDLMGWIAVFENLVQILCLFFAWALVILAFFILAIQLFVTLIEFKLTTLAGFVLIPFGLFGKTAFMAERVLGNVISSGIKVLVLAVIIGIGSTLFGQFTAGFGGATPTIDDAMAIVLAALSLLGLGIFGPGIATGLVSGGPQLSAGAAVGTGLAVGGAAVAAGGATMLAARGGAAALSGGAALARGGATAAGAASSAYTLSSMGDTGAASVAAGIGGVARAGVTAAVSPLKRAASRAADSLKSSHDAGVKAGFEHTGGSSSMGTIGGGISSSPASTPSSDGAPAWAQRMRRSQALSHGASAAAHAVRSGDSHGGGASISLSESDRT, encoded by the coding sequence ATGGGCGGAACCGGCGTTATCGACAATTTCCTGGGCATCTTCACGAGCTACATCGACTCCGGCTTCGGCCTGCTCGGTGGCGAGGTCGCATTCATCGCCACGACATTGATCGTGATCGACGTCACCTTGGCTGCTCTCTTCTGGGCCTGGGGCGCAGATGATGACATCATCGCCCGGCTGGTAAAGAAGACCCTCTTCGTTGGCGTTTTCGCCTACATCATCTCCAACTGGAATAATCTCGCCAGAATCGTGTTCGAGAGCTTCGCCGGCCTCGGCCTCATGGCCTCCGGCACTGGATTTTCGACCGCCGATCTCCTGCGGCCGGGCCGCGTCGCCCAGACCGGCCTCGATGCCGGCCGGCCGCTGCTCGAATCCATCTCGGACCTTATGGGCTGGATCGCGGTCTTCGAGAACCTCGTGCAGATCCTTTGCCTGTTCTTCGCCTGGGCGCTGGTGATCCTCGCCTTCTTCATCCTGGCGATCCAACTCTTCGTCACCCTGATCGAGTTCAAGCTCACGACCTTGGCGGGATTCGTCCTCATTCCTTTCGGCCTGTTCGGCAAAACCGCGTTCATGGCCGAGCGCGTGCTGGGCAACGTGATCTCCTCCGGCATCAAGGTGCTGGTCCTGGCGGTCATCATCGGCATCGGCTCCACCCTCTTTGGACAATTCACCGCCGGCTTCGGCGGCGCGACGCCAACAATCGACGATGCCATGGCAATCGTCCTGGCGGCCCTTTCCCTTCTCGGCCTCGGCATCTTCGGGCCGGGCATCGCAACCGGCCTCGTTTCCGGCGGCCCGCAGCTCAGTGCCGGTGCTGCGGTCGGAACCGGCCTCGCTGTCGGCGGCGCTGCCGTCGCGGCGGGTGGCGCCACCATGTTGGCCGCGCGCGGTGGAGCCGCCGCTCTTTCCGGTGGTGCGGCACTGGCGCGTGGCGGCGCAACGGCCGCCGGCGCAGCATCCTCTGCCTATACACTCTCCTCGATGGGCGATACCGGCGCGGCCAGCGTTGCGGCCGGTATCGGCGGTGTTGCGCGTGCCGGTGTAACCGCCGCCGTCTCTCCCCTGAAACGCGCGGCTTCCCGAGCCGCTGACAGCCTCAAATCCAGCCATGACGCCGGTGTTAAGGCGGGGTTCGAGCACACCGGTGGCAGTTCTTCCATGGGAACCATCGGTGGTGGCATCTCGTCGAGCCCGGCGAGCACTCCGTCTTCCGATGGAGCGCCAGCCTGGGCGCAACGCATGCGCCGCAGCCAGGCTCTGAGTCACGGCGCCTCGGCCGCCGCCCATGCCGTCCGATCCGGTGACAGTCACGGCGGCGGCGCCTCCATCAGCCTTTCCGAAAGCGACCGCACATGA
- the trbJ gene encoding P-type conjugative transfer protein TrbJ yields MTRHRFPRLAGASLLALSLAAPMALSPVFTTPAHALFGFGRIVYDPTNHAENLLTAARTLEQINNQITSLQNEAQMLINQARNLASLPFSSLQALQQNVQRTQQLLGEAQNIAFDVQSIDSMFQQDYGKLSLSATDSQLIADARSRWETTVGGLQDAMRVQAGVVGNIDTNRSQMSALVGESQGATGALQATQAGNQLLALQSQQLSDLIAVISANGRADALSEAERATAAEQGRIQRERFLTPGSGYQPGNASMFNN; encoded by the coding sequence ATGACCCGACACCGCTTTCCCCGTCTCGCCGGCGCTTCATTGCTCGCGCTGTCCCTTGCCGCGCCGATGGCGCTTTCGCCGGTCTTCACCACGCCGGCCCACGCCCTCTTCGGCTTCGGCCGGATCGTTTACGACCCGACCAACCATGCCGAGAACCTTCTGACTGCCGCGCGGACGCTGGAGCAGATCAACAACCAGATCACGTCGCTCCAGAACGAAGCGCAGATGCTCATCAACCAGGCGAGGAACCTGGCGAGCCTCCCCTTCAGCTCGCTTCAGGCGCTCCAGCAGAATGTGCAGCGCACCCAGCAGCTTCTCGGAGAGGCGCAGAACATCGCCTTCGACGTTCAGTCGATCGACAGCATGTTCCAGCAAGACTACGGCAAGCTCTCCCTCTCGGCCACCGACAGCCAGTTGATCGCCGATGCGCGCAGCCGCTGGGAAACCACCGTCGGCGGCTTGCAGGACGCGATGCGTGTCCAGGCCGGGGTGGTCGGCAACATCGACACCAACCGCTCGCAGATGTCGGCCCTCGTCGGCGAGAGCCAGGGTGCGACCGGCGCGCTTCAGGCGACCCAGGCCGGCAACCAGCTCCTCGCGCTGCAAAGCCAGCAGCTCTCCGACCTCATTGCCGTGATCTCGGCCAATGGCCGGGCCGACGCCTTGTCCGAGGCTGAACGCGCCACGGCCGCCGAGCAGGGCCGCATCCAGCGCGAACGCTTCCTGACGCCCGGCTCCGGCTACCAGCCGGGCAATGCAAGCATGTTCAACAACTGA
- the trbB gene encoding P-type conjugative transfer ATPase TrbB — translation MAGNNQKRATTERGVRMLRTALGPAISTLLQDKSIVEVMLNPDGRIWVDRLSEGLADTGERLTPEDGERIVRLVAHHVGAEVHARSPRVSAELPETGERFEGLLPPVVAAPTFAIRKPAVAVFTLDDYVAAGIMAEAQAAALRQAVSARANILVAGGTSTGKTTLTNALLAEVAKTADRVVIIEDTRELQCAAPNLVAMRTKDGVASLSDLVRSSLRLRPDRIPIGEVRGSEALDLLKAWGTGHPGGIGTIHAGSGIGALRRLEQLIQEAVVSVPRALIAETIDIVAVLAGRGSARRLAELARVEGLGPDGDYQLSPALPDPTPNDPSGEPA, via the coding sequence ATGGCCGGAAACAACCAGAAACGGGCAACGACCGAACGCGGCGTGCGCATGCTGCGAACCGCGCTTGGGCCTGCCATCTCAACTCTCCTGCAAGACAAGTCCATCGTCGAGGTGATGCTGAACCCCGATGGACGCATCTGGGTAGATCGGCTGTCCGAAGGCCTCGCCGACACCGGCGAGCGGCTGACCCCGGAAGATGGCGAGCGCATCGTTCGCCTCGTTGCCCATCACGTCGGCGCCGAGGTCCATGCCCGTTCCCCGCGCGTCTCGGCCGAGCTGCCGGAAACGGGCGAAAGATTCGAGGGCCTGCTTCCGCCTGTCGTAGCCGCGCCGACCTTCGCCATTCGCAAGCCGGCCGTCGCCGTGTTCACGCTCGACGATTATGTCGCCGCCGGGATCATGGCCGAGGCGCAGGCCGCCGCGCTGCGCCAGGCCGTCTCGGCCCGCGCCAATATTCTCGTGGCGGGCGGTACGTCCACCGGCAAAACCACGCTCACCAATGCGTTGCTCGCCGAAGTCGCCAAGACGGCCGATCGCGTCGTCATCATCGAGGACACCCGCGAGCTGCAATGCGCCGCCCCTAATCTGGTGGCGATGCGAACGAAGGATGGTGTTGCGAGCCTGTCGGATCTTGTCCGCTCCTCCCTGCGCCTGCGCCCCGACCGCATCCCCATCGGCGAGGTGCGCGGCTCTGAAGCCCTGGATCTGCTCAAAGCATGGGGGACCGGACATCCCGGCGGAATCGGGACCATCCATGCTGGATCTGGAATTGGCGCGCTGCGCCGTCTCGAACAACTCATTCAGGAAGCCGTTGTCTCTGTCCCGCGCGCGCTCATCGCGGAGACGATCGACATAGTAGCAGTCCTTGCCGGGCGCGGTTCCGCGCGCCGGCTGGCCGAACTCGCCCGCGTCGAAGGGCTCGGCCCGGATGGCGATTACCAGCTTTCGCCCGCTCTTCCAGACCCCACCCCAAACGACCCTTCAGGAGAACCCGCATGA